From Lolium perenne isolate Kyuss_39 chromosome 5, Kyuss_2.0, whole genome shotgun sequence, a single genomic window includes:
- the LOC127300020 gene encoding pathogen-related protein isoform X2: MASAETGGDKYRSFIHGEGEKNTVWRLGAPPNFDVVNKLFEEERTNEWPEGSVEEKVQRLLKTWEMEMFHKVRPEDQKIVHSQGYTGSTNGMKPLTRKEWSAMGGYNAFLATTLPPEHRIYDPDKETADSSMSTFLTAFPRGFAIEVLDVYCSGPPKVAFKFRHWGYMEAPFKGHPPHGQRVEFFGVCIFHVDEEMKVEKAEYYYERGNFLASFLSAPAASAASASGCPVMTGNGSNKDY; this comes from the exons ATGGCATCTGCAGAAACCGGAGGGGACAAGTACCGGTCGTTCATCCACGGCGAGGGCGAGAAGAACACGGTGTGGAGGCTTGGAGCCCCTCCAAACTTCGACGTGGTCAACAAGCTCTTCGAGGAAGAGAGGACCAAC GAATGGCCGGAGGGGTCTGTGGAAGAGAAGGTGCAGCGCTTGCTCAAGACCTGGGAGATGGAGATGTTCCACAAGGTGCGCCCCGAGGACCAGAAGATCGTTCACTCCCAGGGATACACCGGGAGTACCAACG GAATGAAGCCTCTAACGCGGAAGGAATGGAGCGCCATGGGTGGCTACAATGCGTTCCTGGCGACCACCCTGCCGCCGGAGCACCGCATCTACGACCCAGACAAGGAGACGGCTGATTCTAGCATGTCCACGTTCTTGACGGCGTTTCCCCGGGGTTTCGCCATCGAGGTGCTCGACGTCTACTGCAGCGGCCCACCCAAGGTTGCCTTCAAGTTCCGACACTGGGGGTACATGGAGGCGCCGTTCAAGGGGCACCCGCCTCATGGCCAGCGTGTGGAGTTCTTTGGCGTCTGCATCTTCCAT GTTGATGAGGAGATGAAGGTGGAGAAGGCAGAGTACTACTACGAGCGGGGAAACTTCCTAGCCAGCTTCTTGAGCGCGCCTGCTGCTTCTGCAGCATCGGCTTCAGGTTGCCCAGTGATGACAGGAAACGGAAGCAATAAGGATTATTGA
- the LOC127300020 gene encoding pathogen-related protein isoform X1, producing the protein MMQFLSIYMTHSFQNATIKLSLQLSRNQLAMASAETGGDKYRSFIHGEGEKNTVWRLGAPPNFDVVNKLFEEERTNEWPEGSVEEKVQRLLKTWEMEMFHKVRPEDQKIVHSQGYTGSTNGMKPLTRKEWSAMGGYNAFLATTLPPEHRIYDPDKETADSSMSTFLTAFPRGFAIEVLDVYCSGPPKVAFKFRHWGYMEAPFKGHPPHGQRVEFFGVCIFHVDEEMKVEKAEYYYERGNFLASFLSAPAASAASASGCPVMTGNGSNKDY; encoded by the exons ATGATGCAGTTCCTCTCTATTTATATGACTCACAGCTTCCAAAATGCCACAATCAAGCTGTCCCTTCAGCTGAGCCGAAATCAGTTAGCTATGGCATCTGCAGAAACCGGAGGGGACAAGTACCGGTCGTTCATCCACGGCGAGGGCGAGAAGAACACGGTGTGGAGGCTTGGAGCCCCTCCAAACTTCGACGTGGTCAACAAGCTCTTCGAGGAAGAGAGGACCAAC GAATGGCCGGAGGGGTCTGTGGAAGAGAAGGTGCAGCGCTTGCTCAAGACCTGGGAGATGGAGATGTTCCACAAGGTGCGCCCCGAGGACCAGAAGATCGTTCACTCCCAGGGATACACCGGGAGTACCAACG GAATGAAGCCTCTAACGCGGAAGGAATGGAGCGCCATGGGTGGCTACAATGCGTTCCTGGCGACCACCCTGCCGCCGGAGCACCGCATCTACGACCCAGACAAGGAGACGGCTGATTCTAGCATGTCCACGTTCTTGACGGCGTTTCCCCGGGGTTTCGCCATCGAGGTGCTCGACGTCTACTGCAGCGGCCCACCCAAGGTTGCCTTCAAGTTCCGACACTGGGGGTACATGGAGGCGCCGTTCAAGGGGCACCCGCCTCATGGCCAGCGTGTGGAGTTCTTTGGCGTCTGCATCTTCCAT GTTGATGAGGAGATGAAGGTGGAGAAGGCAGAGTACTACTACGAGCGGGGAAACTTCCTAGCCAGCTTCTTGAGCGCGCCTGCTGCTTCTGCAGCATCGGCTTCAGGTTGCCCAGTGATGACAGGAAACGGAAGCAATAAGGATTATTGA
- the LOC127300021 gene encoding uncharacterized protein codes for MSCCPSSRAPAPAPALEDENLLQEILLRLPPQPSSLPRASLVCKRWRGILSDPKFLRRFRKRHREPPLLGFFAGHIGVEPVFTAVLDSPDRIPPARFSAPWSHRPGRDRCQFMGCRHGLAILINAHSCEVVVRDPLTGQQRRVPFPPGLCNNERRGSGWRWHAAVLCTEPEDGHVHGDCLWSPFKLVLVRGRCSRAFACLYESVPGVWGDIVSMATTHAIHPIRPSVLVGDALYWLFSDGAMLAFNVEAQTLGVVEKPGNAHCTGFWSCQPLRTDGGTGLGLAVVSKLSIQLWKRKSNCNGVVGWVLTHKTIQLEGMFPREMPWDDSRVLLVGYDEDTNVIVLSTRIGRFMLQLESMQIRKISGRMENGNRLMEFYPYTNFYYTPGRVIAGGDGGAENVNKYLDFSWVCRDTVMLCCGFFCFCMLSSLMWLMLKPMPYVVSRFFRLA; via the exons ATGAGCTGCTGCCCTTCCTCGCGCGCGCCGGCACCGGCACCCGCGCTCGAAGACGAGAATCTCCTCCAGgagatcctcctccgcctccctccgcaGCCGTCCTCGCTCCCCCGCGCCTCCCTCGTCTGCAAACGCTGGCGCGGCATCCTCTCCGACCCCAAATTCCTCCGCCGCTTCCGTAAGCGCCACCGCGAGCCTCCCCTGCTCGGCTTCTTCGCGGGGCATATCGGCGTCGAACCCGTCTTCACCGCCGTCCTAGACTCGCCCGACCGCATCCCTCCTGCCCGCTTCTCCGCGCCGTGGAGCCACCGCCCCGGCCGCGACCGGTGTCAATTCATGGGCTGCCGCCATGGCCTCGCCATCCTGATCAATGCCCATTCATGCGAGGTTGTCGTGCGGGATCCCCTCACTGGCCAGCAGCGCCGCGTGCCTTTTCCGCCGGGGCTCTGCAACAATGAGAGGAGGGGCAGCGGCTGGCGCTGGCACGCCGCAGTCCTATGCACTGAACCCGAGGATGGGCATGTGCATGGTGATTGCCTCTGGAGCCCGTTCAAACTGGTGTTGGTGCGCGGCAGATGCTCGCGGGCTTTCGCTTGCCTCTACGAGTCCGTGCCCGGTGTATGGGGAGATATCGTCTCAATGGCGACTACTCATGCGATCCATCCAATAAGACCAAGCGTCCTCGTTGGAGATGCGCTCTACTGGTTATTTTCTGATGGTGCCATGCTCGCGTTTAATGTCGAAGCCCAGACTCTTGGTGTGGTAGAGAAGCCAGGGAATGCCCATTGTACTGGATTCTGGTCCTGTCAGCCCTTACGGACAGATGGCGGTACCGGCCTTGGCCTCGCAGTTGTGTCGAAGCTGAGCATCCAACTGTGGAAGAGGAAATCAAACTGCAATGGCGTTGTCGGGTGGGTGTTGACGCACAAAACCATTCAGCTGGAGGGGATGTTTCCACGGGAAATGCCTTGGGATGACAGCCGGGTACTTTTGGTGGGGTATGATGAGGACACAAATGTGATTGTTCTATCTACAAGGATTGGAAGGTTCATGCTCCAGCTTGAGTCGATGCAGATCAGGAAGATTTCTGGAAGAATGGAAAATGGCAATCGTTTAATGGAATTTTATCCCTACACAAATTTCTACTATACTCCAG GAAGGGTCATTGCTGGTGGAGATGGAGGAGCTGAAAATGTGAACAA GTACCTAGACTTCTCTTGGGTCTGCCGAGACACGGTAATGCTTTGCTGTGGGTTCTTCTGCTTTTGTATGCTGTCGTCGCTGATGTGGTTGATGCTGAAACCGATGCCCTATGTAGTTTCTAGGTTCTTCCGGCTTGCGTGA